Proteins from one Prinia subflava isolate CZ2003 ecotype Zambia chromosome 4, Cam_Psub_1.2, whole genome shotgun sequence genomic window:
- the HCFC2 gene encoding host cell factor 2 isoform X3 — MVEYGRYSNDLYELQASRWLWKKVKPQAPSNGSPPCPRLGHSFSLYGNKCYLFGGLANESEDSNNNVPRYLNDFYELELQHGSGVVGWSIPVTKGILPSPRESHTAIVYCRKDVGSPKMYIFGGMCGCRLNDLWELDIETMTWSRPETKGTVPLPRSLHTANVIGNKMYVFGGWVPQSAGGEISAPDGEWKCTGSFSYLNLDTTEWIGLISDCQEDKSNSFPGPRAGHCAVAVGTRLYIWSGRDGYRKAWNNQVCCKDLWYLDTERPLAPSQVQLIRATTNSFQLKWDEVPTVEGYLLQLHADSPVPPVAGIPGTGIPETSVLSSQGGCSVHPSPQSLPSVPYPEMKVDHPSQTNNLIPNNVQVALSSSSKVEGKEKVAAPENKVTQETTKNHTDATGFKESNAPSLLPVCTSSAQTSANVGELHDMDKQSVNPDASVSCTVSSTQSMVTQQAVKTESSSTNGAVVKDETSLTTFNSKSEAAETAYVMPSTRVSTGQTNDSHSPRAPQRPVKSRDRRWYDVGIFKNNSAVVSQFYLLPEETLNINSKTEGADVPDYRLLKKQDLFPGTVYRFRVAAINGCGVGPFSKISEFKTCIPGFPGAPSTVKITKSVDCIHLSWEPPASPSGNILEYSAYLAIRSTQLQENPSQLVFMRIYCGLKTSCIVTAAQLSNAHVDYTSRPAIVFRISAKNERGYGPATQVRWLQDTKTSGSK, encoded by the exons ATATTTAAATGATTTCTATGAACTGGAGCTGCAACATGGGTCTGGCGTGGTTGGCTGGAGTATTCCTGTGACCAAAGGAATCTTGCCATCTCCCCGAGAATCTCATACAGCCATAGTGTACTGCAGAAAAGATGTGGGAAGCCCAAAGATGTATATTTTTGGAGGCATGTGTGGCTGTCGGCTTAATGATCTCTGGGAACTTGACATAG aaACCATGACCTGGTCAAGACCAGAAACCAAAGGGACAGTACCACTTCCTCGCAGTCTCCATACGGCCAATGTAATAGGAAACAA aaTGTATGTTTTTGGTGGATGGGTTCCACAGTCAGCCGGAGGTGAAATTTCTGCTCCTGATGGTGAATGGAAATGCACTGGTTCATTTTCTTACCTTAATTTGG ATACCACAGAATGGATAGGTCTGATCTCAGACTGCCAGGAGGACAAAAGTAACTCATTCCCAGGGCCAAGAGCAGGACACTGTGCTGTGGCAGTTGGCACTCGTCTGTATATCTGGAGTGGTAGAGATGGTTACAGAAAAGCTTGGAACAATCAAGTTTGCTGCAAAGATCTTTGGTACCTTGATACTG AGAGACCTCTAGCACCATCACAGGTCCAGCTGATCAGAGCCACAACCAACTCTTTTCAGCTGAAGTGGGATGAAGTACCTACAGTTGAAGGATATCTTCTTCAGTTACATGCTGACTCACCAGTGCCACCGGTGGCTGGAATTCCTGGTACTGGCATTCCTGAGACATCAGTGCTGAGTTCACAAG GTGGCTGTTCTGTCCATCCGAGTCCACAATCATTGCCTAGCGTCCCTTACCCAGAAATGAAGGTGGATCATCCCAGCCAAACAAATAATCTCATTCCTAATAAT GTCCAAGTTGCCCTTTCCTCCAGTTCAAAagtagaaggaaaagaaaaggttgCAGCACCTGAAAACAAGGTTACACAGGAGACTACGAAAAACCACACAGATGCTACAGGATTCAAAGAATCAAATGCCCCTTCTCTTTTGCCTGTTTGTACTTCAA gTGCTCAGACATCAGCAAATGTAGGTGAATTACATGACATGGACAAACAAAGTGTAAATCCTGATGCTTCTGTATCCTGTACTGTCTCCAGCACACAATCTATGGTAACCCAGCAGGCTGTTAAAACTGAATCATCAAGTACAAATGGGGCAGTTGTTAAAGATGAAACTTCACTAACAACATTCAATTCAAAATCTGAAG CTGCTGAAACTGCTTACGTCATGCCTTCAACAAGGGTCAGTACTGGACAGACAAATGATTCACACTCTCCT AGAGCTCCCCAGAGGCCAGTGAAGAGCAGGGACCGCCGGTGGTATGATGTGGGAATTTTTAAGAACAACAGTGCTGTGGTGAGCCAGTTCTACTTGCTGCCAGAGGAAACACTGAACATCAATAGCAAG aCAGAAGGTGCAGATGTACCAGACTACAGACTACTTAAGAAACAGGATCTGTTTCCAGGCACAGTGTACAGGTTCAGAGTTGCTGCAATTAATGGCTGTGGTGTTGGGCCTTTCAGTAAAATCAGTGAATTCAAGACATGCATTCCAGGTTTTCCTGGAGCTCCTTCAACAGTCAAAATCACCAAG aGTGTAGACTGTATTCATCTTTCTTGGGAGCCTCCCGCTTCACCCTCTGGAAATATTTTAGAGTATTCTGCCTACTTAGCCATCCGTTCCACGCAATTACAGGAAAATCCAAGTCAGCTTGTCTTTATGAGGATATACTGTGGCCTCAAAACCTCCTGCATAGTGACTGCTGCCCAGCTTTCCAACGCCCACGTGGATTACACCTCCCGGCCTGCCATCGTCTTCAGGATTTCGGCCAAGAACGAGCGAGGCTACGGCCCGGCCACGCAGGTTCGGTGGCTCCAAG ATACGAAAACATCAGGCTCAAAGTAG
- the NFYB gene encoding nuclear transcription factor Y subunit beta: MDGDSSTTDASQLGIAGDYIGGSHYVIQPHDDTEDSMNDHEDTNGSKESFREQDIYLPIANVARIMKNAIPQTGKIAKDAKECVQECVSEFISFITSEASERCHQEKRKTINGEDILFAMSTLGFDSYVEPLKLYLQKFREAMKGEKGIGGTVTAGDGLSEELTEEAFTNQLPAGLITTDGQQQNVMVYTTSYQQISGVQQIQFS, translated from the exons ATGGATGGTGACAGCTCCACAACAGATGCTTCTCAGTTAGGAATCGCTGGGGATTACATTGGTGGCAGTCACTATGTGATACAGCCTCACGATG ATACAGAAGACAGCATGAATGATCATGAAGATACAAATGGCTCAAAAGAGAGTTTTAGAGAACAAGATATATATCTTCCAATTGCAAATGTGGCAAGGATAATGAAAAATGCCATACCCCAAACAGGAAAG ATTGCTAAGGACGCAAAAGAATGTGTACAAGAGTGTGTAAGTGAATTCATCAGCTTTATAACATCAGAAGCAAGTGAGAGGTGTcaccaagagaaaagaaagaccATCAATGGAGAGGATATTCTCTTTGCCATGTCTACCTTGGGGTTTGATAGCTATGTTGAACCTTTGAAGTTATACCTCCAAAAATTCAGAGAG GcaatgaaaggagaaaagggaattGGGGGAACAGTTACAGCTGGAGACGGTCTAAGTGAGGAGCTCACAGAAGAAGCATTTA ctaaCCAGTTGCCAGCAGGCTTAATAACCACAGATGGCCAACAGCAGAATGTTATGGTCTACACAACATCATATCAACAG aTCTCTGGTGTTCAACAAATTCAGTTCTCATGA